From Candidatus Polarisedimenticolia bacterium, the proteins below share one genomic window:
- a CDS encoding asparaginase, protein MTAIEFGHVPMVKVTRGDVVESVHHGAAVVVDSRGEVLASAGSPEACTFLRSAAKPFQALPLLASGAADHFGINRKELAVIVSSHSGERMHLDQVRSILRKSGCKPSDLQCGAHAPFLRSAAAALARSGKRPTPLHNNCSGKHAGMLALSRFLRKPIKSYLSPEHPVQQAILRSVARYAAVPETAILQGIDGCSAPTFALSLRQAAGGFARLLDPRHMAPEEREAAQRTIAAMRAHPEMVAGTGRLCTLLMREVGQSFIAKIGAEGFYGMAYRDGSRCVGIALKISDGNGDRARTTAAVEILIGLDLLSREKADRILASQGLPEVRNVRGRIVGRVAPLFTLA, encoded by the coding sequence ATGACTGCCATCGAGTTCGGCCACGTTCCGATGGTCAAGGTGACGCGGGGGGACGTGGTGGAGTCGGTGCACCACGGCGCCGCCGTGGTCGTCGATTCCCGCGGCGAGGTCCTGGCGTCGGCCGGCAGCCCGGAAGCCTGCACCTTCCTGCGATCGGCAGCCAAGCCGTTTCAGGCGCTCCCGCTGCTCGCCTCCGGCGCGGCCGACCACTTCGGCATCAACCGCAAGGAGCTGGCGGTCATCGTCTCCTCGCACAGCGGCGAGAGGATGCACCTCGATCAGGTCCGGTCGATCCTCCGGAAGAGCGGCTGCAAGCCGTCGGATCTGCAGTGCGGCGCCCATGCCCCGTTCCTGCGCTCGGCCGCCGCCGCGCTGGCGCGATCGGGAAAGCGCCCGACGCCGCTTCACAACAACTGCTCCGGAAAGCACGCCGGGATGCTGGCGCTGTCGCGCTTCCTCCGGAAGCCGATCAAGAGCTATCTCTCTCCCGAGCACCCGGTCCAGCAGGCGATCCTGAGGTCGGTCGCCCGCTACGCGGCGGTGCCCGAAACGGCGATCCTCCAGGGAATCGACGGGTGCTCCGCGCCGACCTTCGCGCTCTCCCTGCGCCAGGCGGCCGGCGGCTTCGCCCGCCTCCTCGACCCGCGCCACATGGCGCCGGAGGAGCGGGAGGCGGCGCAGAGGACGATCGCGGCGATGCGCGCCCACCCCGAGATGGTGGCCGGTACCGGTCGCCTCTGCACCCTGCTCATGCGGGAGGTCGGGCAGTCCTTCATCGCGAAGATCGGGGCCGAGGGATTCTACGGGATGGCCTACCGGGACGGGTCCCGCTGCGTCGGGATCGCGCTGAAGATCTCCGACGGCAACGGCGATCGGGCGCGGACCACGGCCGCCGTGGAGATTCTGATCGGATTGGATCTTCTCTCCCGCGAGAAAGCCGACCGGATCCTCGCGAGCCAGGGCCTCCCCGAGGTGAGGAACGTCCGCGGCAGGATCGTGGGACGCGTCGCCCCTTTGTTCACCCTCGCCTGA
- a CDS encoding MFS transporter — MSSKIGLARLAASSLPRETWRRNQLAVNIAAGLVFFGFTLVMPFLPLYVAELGVRGVGRIAFWSGILLSAPPLLAALLGPFWGRIGDRYGMRLMVGRVLVTMTVIWALMYFAANVYQVLALRIILGIFSGFSAMSAALVTHSCPKDRIGRAIGTLQATQILSTAIGPFAGGLLYALVGIRNAFLVTSGCCVVALALILILYRDAEEPPGRREARTGRGGIGWRFDWPAMRSLPGFLPIIPFLFLMNLVDRSFPTFIPLLVQNMIGDFPQEVATTSGVIVTSHALAAALSAYLLGRLVARARPGPLIAGILSGAALVTILMTFCRTPREFLALRILAGFLTGGGITLGYSVGGAFIPAARRASYYGILSSATLLGGAVGPIVSGVLVGWSMKAPFYAAALTYLALIPWVAARLFPLPPVAAAIEPPPEVRTRPVNQA; from the coding sequence TTGAGCTCGAAAATCGGATTGGCCCGCCTCGCCGCGTCCAGTCTTCCGCGCGAAACCTGGCGGCGCAACCAGCTCGCGGTCAACATCGCCGCGGGGTTGGTGTTCTTCGGCTTCACGCTGGTCATGCCGTTCCTCCCGCTCTACGTCGCGGAGCTCGGGGTCCGCGGCGTGGGGCGGATCGCGTTCTGGTCGGGGATTCTCCTCAGCGCGCCTCCCCTGCTCGCGGCCCTGCTCGGCCCCTTCTGGGGGCGGATCGGCGATCGCTACGGAATGCGACTGATGGTGGGGCGGGTGCTCGTCACGATGACGGTCATCTGGGCGTTGATGTACTTCGCGGCCAACGTCTACCAGGTGCTCGCGCTGCGCATCATCCTGGGGATCTTCTCGGGGTTCTCCGCCATGTCCGCGGCGCTGGTGACGCATTCCTGCCCGAAGGATCGGATCGGCCGGGCCATCGGAACGCTCCAGGCGACCCAGATTCTCAGCACGGCGATCGGCCCCTTCGCCGGCGGCTTGCTCTACGCGCTCGTGGGAATCCGCAACGCTTTCCTGGTGACCTCGGGATGCTGCGTCGTCGCGCTGGCCCTCATTCTCATCCTCTACCGCGACGCGGAGGAGCCGCCCGGCCGCCGCGAAGCCCGGACGGGCCGCGGAGGGATCGGCTGGCGCTTCGACTGGCCGGCAATGCGAAGCCTGCCCGGGTTCCTGCCGATCATTCCGTTCCTCTTCTTGATGAACCTGGTGGATCGATCCTTCCCCACCTTCATCCCGCTGCTGGTCCAGAACATGATCGGCGACTTCCCCCAGGAGGTGGCGACGACGTCGGGAGTCATCGTCACCTCGCATGCGCTGGCGGCGGCGCTGTCCGCCTACCTCCTCGGACGGCTGGTGGCGCGGGCCCGGCCGGGGCCGCTGATCGCCGGGATCCTCTCGGGAGCCGCGCTCGTCACGATCCTGATGACCTTCTGCCGAACGCCCCGGGAATTCCTGGCGCTGCGGATCCTCGCCGGGTTCCTCACCGGGGGCGGCATCACGCTGGGCTATTCCGTGGGCGGGGCCTTCATCCCGGCCGCTCGCCGGGCCTCCTACTACGGGATCCTGAGCAGCGCCACCCTCCTGGGAGGCGCGGTCGGGCCGATCGTCAGCGGCGTGCTGGTGGGATGGAGCATGAAAGCCCCCTTCTACGCCGCCGCGTTGACCTACCTCGCCCTGATTCCCTGGGTCGCCGCCCGGCTCTTCCCCCTCCCTCCCGTCGCGGCGGCGATCGAGCCCCCTCCGGAAGTGCGCACGCGGCCCGTCAACCAGGCCTGA